A stretch of DNA from Geminocystis sp. M7585_C2015_104:
GACTTGCTCGATTTGACTCTCCTTAATATCATAGGCTTTATGCACCTCTTCGTGGAGGAAGGCTTTTATCTCCGAAACAGTCATGTCTTGTAAATCCTCCACGGTGATGTCTTGCAACAGGTAAACAAACTCCTTCACCTTGTCTACCAAAGCCTGCAAATTCCACTCGTCAGGGGGCAAGTCAGGATTTACATAGGCGTCCACAATCTCATCCATGGTCATGGTAGCATATTGCAGTACCTGCCCCTTCAAGTCCTTACCTTCTAAAACCCGACGACGTTCAGCATAAATGGCACGACGTTGATTGTTCATCACCTCATCGTATTCTAGCACGTTCTTCCGGGCATCATAATAGAAAATTTCTACCTTCCTCTGGGCGTTTTCCAGGGCGCGGGTAAGCATTGGCGATTCAATGGGCATGTCTTCCTCTACCCGAAAGGCATTCATGAGACTGGCTATCCTCTCCCCACCAAAAATCCGCAATAAATTGTCTTCTAGACTCAAAAAGAAGCGGGTTGAACCGGGGTCACCTTGTCTCCCCGCCCTTCCTCTCAATTGGTTGTCAATACGCCTCGATTCGTGTCTTTCCGTCCCAATTACGTGTAACCCTCCTTTCTCCACCACTAATTCATGTTCCTTTTTTGTGTATACCTCATATTCTTTGCGTATAGCTTGGTAAGCTTCACGTAATTTACGGATTACAGGGTCATCAGTGGGGCCTTTCTCGGCGGCAATAGCGACTTTTTCCTCCGCTTCCAATTCTGACAGAGATTGTGGCCCATAGGTTTGGACAGCGAATTTGACGGCCTCCTTTAACAACTTTTCCGTTTGGGGGGATAACTCACAGGGGAATAGATTAGAGGCAGGCTTCCAGTTTTTCCGTTTCTTCTTACCACCATCGGCAAAACCCTGAGGTTTAACCCGCCTGTTTAAGTCAACACCGGGTATATTGGCCACCAACTGGTCATCTTCTTCCGGCGCTACTAATTGTGGCATGAAATATTCACGGAGTTTGAGTCTAGCCATATAGTCGGCATTACCACCGAGAATTATGTCTGTACCACGACCAGCCATATTGGTGGCAATGGTTACCGCCCCTAATCTGCCAGCCTGGGCGATGATTTCCGCCTCCCTTTCCACATTCTCTGGCCTAGCATTGAGGACATTATGAGGTATCCCCCTTTCTGTCAGCAGCCGGGACAGTAATTCAGATTTTTCTACACTAGTAGTACCGACTAGGACGGGGCGACCAATTTTATGCATCTCTTCACACTCGTCAGCCACTGCCTTCCATTTGGCCCTCTCAGTCTTGTAGACTACATCGGGATAGTCGATCCTCTGACAGGGACGATTGGTGGGGATTACGGTGACTTCCAAATTGTAAACCTTCTCAAATTCCGTCTCTTCCGTCTTGGCAGTGCCCGTCATCCCTGACAATTTGGGATATAAAAGAAAGAAGTTTTGATAGGTGATGCTGGCAAGGGTTTGGGTTTCTCGTTGGATTTCTACCCCCTCCTTGGCTTCTATAGCTTGGTGTAACCCGTCACTCCACCGTCTGCCGGGCAACACTCTTCCCGTAAACTCATCTACAATTACCACCTCGTTGTTGCGGACAATGTAATTTACATCCCGGATAAACAACTCTTTTGCCTTGAGGGCATTGATGATATAATGAGCCCATGGGTCTTCTGGATCATACAAATCCTTAACCCCCAGTAACTCCTCTACCTTGGCATAGCCTTCTTCTGTCAGGAATACATTCCTCATCTTCTCGTCCACCTCATAGTCTCCCCCGTCTCCTTCCTCCTTACTCCGTCTCAACAATTGAGCTATCTTTGCCGCTTGTATATATTTTTCTGTGGGCCTTTCCACCTGACCTGATATAATCAAGGGTGTACGGGCTTCGTCAATCAGAATCGAGTCCACCTCGTCTATTATGCAATAGTTGAAGGGTCTTTGTACTACCTCTGACATATCTGTTGCCATATTATCCCGGAGGTAGTCAAAACCCAACTCACTGTTGGTGGCATAGGTGATGTCTGCGTTATA
This window harbors:
- the secA gene encoding preprotein translocase subunit SecA, which translates into the protein MLKRLFGDPNARKIRKLQPYVAEINLLEEEMKKLTDEEMRAKTREFKEMLAKTKTKAEKEALLDKILPEAFALVREASVRVLGMRHFDVQLLGGIVLHMGQIAEMKTGEGKTLVATLPAYLNGLTGEGVHIVTVNDYLARRDAEWMGQIHRFLGLTVGLIQSGMSTIERQKNYNADITYATNSELGFDYLRDNMATDMSEVVQRPFNYCIIDEVDSILIDEARTPLIISGQVERPTEKYIQAAKIAQLLRRSKEEGDGGDYEVDEKMRNVFLTEEGYAKVEELLGVKDLYDPEDPWAHYIINALKAKELFIRDVNYIVRNNEVVIVDEFTGRVLPGRRWSDGLHQAIEAKEGVEIQRETQTLASITYQNFFLLYPKLSGMTGTAKTEETEFEKVYNLEVTVIPTNRPCQRIDYPDVVYKTERAKWKAVADECEEMHKIGRPVLVGTTSVEKSELLSRLLTERGIPHNVLNARPENVEREAEIIAQAGRLGAVTIATNMAGRGTDIILGGNADYMARLKLREYFMPQLVAPEEDDQLVANIPGVDLNRRVKPQGFADGGKKKRKNWKPASNLFPCELSPQTEKLLKEAVKFAVQTYGPQSLSELEAEEKVAIAAEKGPTDDPVIRKLREAYQAIRKEYEVYTKKEHELVVEKGGLHVIGTERHESRRIDNQLRGRAGRQGDPGSTRFFLSLEDNLLRIFGGERIASLMNAFRVEEDMPIESPMLTRALENAQRKVEIFYYDARKNVLEYDEVMNNQRRAIYAERRRVLEGKDLKGQVLQYATMTMDEIVDAYVNPDLPPDEWNLQALVDKVKEFVYLLQDITVEDLQDMTVSEIKAFLHEEVHKAYDIKESQIEQVQPGLMRQAERFFILQQIDTLWREHLQKMDALRDSIGLRGYGQRDPLIEYKQEGYEMFLEMMADIRRNVVYSLFQFQPRIQPQPANK